In Rutidosis leptorrhynchoides isolate AG116_Rl617_1_P2 chromosome 2, CSIRO_AGI_Rlap_v1, whole genome shotgun sequence, one genomic interval encodes:
- the LOC139887605 gene encoding receptor-like protein kinase HERK 1, translating into MKSDDQTLILRKKVVKLHITFDDIVSATNNFADDNLIKRGSIADVHKGKLRSNEQSDVFIRRFRPSSGLRYLKFLKEVATLSHLNHRNILSFVGFCDDNLEMMLIFKYEDNGSLDRYLGDPNLTWSQKLKICVGVANALRYIHKVTERYLYHGFSQYIKSTKILLDKHWEAKLCCFGFHINNDNNNDIIHIEDYINNGVALRSPSQVSYVYSFGIVLFEVICGRKEPIGDDKSLVSVATRLYEEGKLDDMINSDLRKQMHPLSLPIFSQLAYDCVKKRPRMVLIMGRLKDASDLISTHERLVR; encoded by the coding sequence ATGAAGTCTGATGACCAGACGCTCATTTTGAGAAAAAAAGTTGTTAAGTTACATATCACGTTTGATGACATAGTATCCGCTACCAACAACTTTGCGGATGATAATCTCATTAAACGAGGTAGCATTGCCGATGTTCACAAAGGAAAACTACGATCCAATGAACAGAGCGATGTTTTTATAAGGAGGTTTCGTCCTTCGTCGGGGCTACGGTATCTTAAGTTTCTGAAAGAGGTGGCCACACTTTCTCATCTTAATCATAGAAATATCTTGTCTTTTGTTGGGTTTTGTGATGACAATCTTGAGATGATGCTGATTTTCAAATATGAAGATAATGGAAGTCTGGATAGGTATCTAGGTGATCCAAACCTCACATGGTCCCAAAAATTGAAAATATGTGTAGGTGTTGCAAATGCATTAAGATACATTCATAAGGTTACTGAACGCTATTTATATCATGGCTTTAGTCAATATATCAAGAGCACTAAGATTTTGTTAGATAAACATTGGGAAGCTAAGTTATGTTGTTTTGGATTTCATataaacaacgacaacaacaacgatATAATCCACATAGAAGATTATATAAATAATGGTGTCGCCCTTCGTTCACCATCCCAAGTGTCTTATGTTTACTCTTTTGGAATAGTATTGTTTGAAGTTATCTGTGGGAGGAAAGAGCCGATTGGAGACGACAAATCTCTAGTTTCAGTCGCCACACGTCTTTATGAAGAGGGAAAACTGGACGATATGATCAATTCTGATCTAAGGAAACAAATGCACCCACTTTCACTTCCCATTTTCTCTCAATTAGCTTATGATTGTGTCAAGAAACGTCCCCGTATGGTTCTGATCATGGGAAGACTTAAGGATGCATCTGACCTAATTTCAACACATGAAAGACTTGTAAGATAA